Proteins from one Podarcis raffonei isolate rPodRaf1 chromosome 1, rPodRaf1.pri, whole genome shotgun sequence genomic window:
- the SLC4A3 gene encoding anion exchange protein 3 isoform X1, which produces MADGKNAPLGGIFTTLQQDGEDAETAFPGTEDEEDLDKTLAIERFGDLISKSVLRDQEKLGRSYSESDFEFHRQTSHHIHHPLSTHLPLPYKKRLPHSDRKKKKKKKPRKTSVPPSDVTPTIQEVEEEEEEEEEEEEAESEGEEVLEKDASAESDLEASPKGESHGKPKAGLAEGSIESEVLLTFSVSDAKRTWPASTWFIIGSDEEEEEEEVEEKACGSPCPLPFHVAEECSHLSPLPYLSDLLPEKGPISSKSFPGYKDNRVWDKRKLWSQVPSGQRASYDLKERVCIGSMTAMESATYQRIPTDEAEAQMLASADLDDMKSHRFEDNPGVRRHLVKKPSRSQTTRSSKKSLTSQSVKKKKKKKKLDRKPHEVFVELNELVVEKNQDMHWKETARWIKFEEDVEEDTARWGKPHVASLSFRSLLELRKTIAHGAVLLDLEQTTLPGIAHLVVETMIISDQIKAEDRANVLRALLLKHSHPNDEKEVFFPRNQSNSSMNSMVGNHHHHHNHAVDTCMPLMGEERIEMTEPRIHDPDYREKNMHLHSSEGHRHKYLKLMEKIPDDAEATVVLVGCVQFLEQPTMAFVRLNEAVFLESVLEVPIPVRFIFVLLGPSQSNMDYHEIGRSISTLMSDKHFHEAAYMADDRQDLLNAINEFLDCSIVIPPSEVEGKDLLKSIATFQKELLRKRKERDQKKSIKEGNVQEAKEICEVKAEEEEEGEEEDDPLKRTGIVFGGLVRDIKRRYPKYLSDLKDALHSQCLAAVLFIYFAALSPAITFGGLLGEKTDGLMGVSELIISTSVLGMLFSLLSAQPLLVIGFSGPLLVFEEAFYKFCQSQGIEYLTGRVWIGLWLIVFIFIIVAAEGSFLVRYISPFTQEIFAFLISLIFIYETFYKLYKVFTEHPLLRFYPPNLPRDLNDSTLPPDSMALDAQMQPNTALLSLILMLGTFFIAFFMRKFKNSRFLGGKARRIIGDFGIPISILVMVLVDYTITDTYTQKLNVPSVLSVTTPNKRGWFIHPLGSNQVFPMWMMFASAIPALLVFILIFMETQITTLIVSKKERKLIKGSGFHLDLLLIGTMGGLCALFGLPWLTAATVRSVTHVNALTVMSKAIAPGEKPKIEEVKEQRVTGVLIAGLVGLSIVMGNVLRQIPLAVLFGIFLYMGVTSLTGIQLYERLLLIFMPSKHHPDHVYVVKVKTWRMNLFTCIQLACIVLLWVVKSTAASLAFPFVLIMTVPLRRFLLPRFFHERELKALDSEDAEPNFDEDGQDEYNELHMPV; this is translated from the exons ATGGCAGATGGAAAAAATGCTCCTTTGGGAGGCATCTTCACTACACTGCAGCAg GATGGTGAGGATGCTGAGACGGCCTTTCCTGGCACAGAGGATGAGGAGGATTTGGACAAGACCTTGGCTATCGAACGGTTCGGAGACTTGATCAGCAAGTCTGTGCTAAGAGACCAGGAGAAGCTAGGTCGCAGCTACAGCGAGAGCGACTTTGAAT TCCATCGCCAGACATCCCACCACATCCATCACCCCCTCTCCACCCACCTGCCTCTCCCCTACAAGAAGAGACTTCCCCACTCtgacagaaagaagaagaaaaagaaaaaaccaagaaAGACCTCTGTACCTCCCTCTGATGTCACCCCCACCATCcaggaggtggaggaagaggaagaagaggaggaggaagaagaggaagcagaatcTGAAGGGGAGGAGGTTCTAGAGAAGGATGCCTCGGCAGAGTCTGACCTTGAAGCCTCTCCCAAAGGAGAGTCTCATGGCAAACCAAAAGCAGGGCTGGCAGAAGGAAGCATTGAG AGTGAGGTGCTTTTGACCTTTTCTGTTTCAGACGCCAAAAGAACTTGGCCAGCCTCGacttgg TTTATCATTGGGAgtgatgaggaggaagaggaggaggaggtggaggagaaagCCTGTGGCAGCCCATGCCCTTTGCCATTTCATGTGGCAGAGGAATGCAGTCACCTCTCTCCACTCCCTTATCTCTCGGATCTGCTGCCAGAGAAGGGACCTATTTCTTCCAAAAG TTTCCCTGGATATAAAGATAACAGAGTTTGGGACAAGCGCAAACTTTGGAGTCAGGTGCCAAGTGGGCAACGGGCAAGCTACGACCTGAAGGAGAGGGTGTGTATCGGCAGCATGACCGCCATGGAGAGTGCCACCTACCAGCGAATTCCCACAGATGAAGCTGAGGCTCAGATGCTGGCTTCTGCTGACCTTGATGATATGAAAA GCCACCGTTTTGAAGATAATCCAGGAGTAAGAAGACATCTGGTTAAGAAACCCTCCCGGAGCCAGACGACCAGAAGCAGCAAAAAGTCTTTGACTTCACAGTCtgtcaagaaaaagaagaagaagaagaagcttgacAGGAAACCCCACGAG GTATTTGTGGAGTTGAATGAATTAGTGGTGGAGAAGAACCAGGACATGCACTGGAAGGAGACAGCACGCTGGATCAAATTTGAGGAGGATGTGGAGGAGGACACAGCACGATGGGGGAAGCCTCATGTGGCTTCACTGTCCTTTCGCAGCCTTCTGGAGCTCAGGAAGACTATTGCCCATG GAGCTGTTCTGTTGGACCTGGAGCAAACAACATTACCTGGCATTGCTCACCTGGTGGTAGAAACCATGATAATATCAGACCAGATCAAGGCCGAAGACAGAGCCAATGTGCTCAGGGCCCTGCTGCTCAAGCACAG CCACCCTAATGATGAAAAGGAGGTATTCTTTCCCCGGAACCAATCCAACTCCAGCATGAACTCTATGGTAGgaaaccaccatcaccaccacaaccATGCAGTTGACACATGCATGCCATTGATGGGGGAAGAGCGCATTGAGATGACAGAGCCCAGAATCCATGACCCTGATTATAGAGAG AAAAACATGCACCTTCACAGCTCTGAGGGACATCGTCACAAATATCTCAAGCTGATGGAGAAGATTCCTGATGATGCAGAGGCTACTGTAGTGCTTGTTG GTTGTGTTCAGTTCCTTGAGCAACCAACAATGGCTTTTGTCCGTTTGAATGAGGCTGTGTTCTTGGAGTCAGTCCTGGAAGTCCCAATCCCTGTTCGCTTCATCTTTGTCTTGCTGGGGCCAAGCCAGTCCAACATGGACTACCATGAGATCGGACGTTCCATCTCCACTCTCATGTCAGACAAG CATTTCCATGAAGCTGCTTACATGGCAGATGACCGCCAGGACCTGCTCAATGCCATCAATGAGTTCCTTGACTGTAGCATTGTCATCCCTCCATCAGAAgtggaggggaaggatttgctcaAGTCAATTGCCACCTTCCAGAAAGAGCTGCTGAGGAAGAGGAAAGAGCGGGACCAGAAGAAGTCCATCAAAGAAGGGAATGTTCAGGAAGCCAAAG AGATCTGTGAGGTaaaagctgaggaggaggaagaaggcgaGGAGGAGGATGACCCTCTGAAGCGCACTGGCATTGTCTTTGGTGGTTTGGTGCGGGACATAAAGCGCAGGTACCCCAAGTATCTGAGTGACCTCAAAGATGCCCTGCACAGCCAGTGCCTCGCAGCTGTGCTATTCATCTACTTCGCTGCTCTCTCCCCCGCCATCACCTTTGGGGGACTGCTAG GTGAGAAGACAGACGGTCTCATGGGCGTTTCGGAGTTGATCATCTCCACCTCAGTGCTGGGCATGCTCTTTTCTCTGCTGAGTGCCCAGCCTCTCCTTGTCATTGGCTTCTCAGGGCCTCTGCTGGTCTTTGAAGAAGCTTTTTACAAG TTCTGCCAGAGCCAGGGCATCGAGTATCTGACAGGCCGGGTATGGATTGGCCTCTGGCTTATTGTCTTCATTTTCATCATTGTGGCCGCTGAGGGCAGCTTCCTGGTGCGATACATCTCCCCCTTTACCCAGGAGATCTTTGCCTTCCTTATCTCCCTCATCTTTATTTATGAAACATTCTACAAACTTTACAAG GTATTTACAGAGCACCCACTACTGAGGTTCTACCCGCCAAATCTTCCAAGAGATCTAAATGACAGCACATTGCCTCCTGATTCCATGGCTCTTGACGCTCAGATGCAGCCAAACACTGCCCTGCTGTCCCTCATCCTCATGTTGGGAACCTTCTTCATTGCCTTCTTCATGCGCAAGTTTAAGAACAGCCGTTTCCTAGGAGGAAAG GCCCGACGAATCATTGGAGATTTTGGAATCCCTATCTCTATCCTTGTCATGGTTCTGGTGGACTATACTATCACTGATACATATACCCAG AAGCTGAATGTTCCCTCAGTACTGTCAGTCACAACCCCCAACAAGCGTGGCTGGTTCATCCATCCCTTAGGAAGCAACCAGGTGTTTCCCATGTGGATGATGTTTGCTTCTGCCATCCCTGCACTTCTGGTCTTCATCCTTATCTTTATGGAAACCCAGATCACCAC CCTAATTGTCAGCAAGAAGGAGCGGAAGTTGATAAAGGGATCGGGCTTCCACCTTGATTTGCTGCTCATTGGTACAATGGGAGGGCTCTGTGCCCTTTTTGGGCTGCCTTGGCTCACGGCTGCCACGGTCCGCTCAGTCACCCACGTCAACGCCCTCACAGTCATGAGCAAGGCCATTGCACCTGGTGAGAAGCCAAAGATTGAGGAAGTGAAGGAGCAGCGTGTGACAGGAGTGCTCATCGCTGGCCTTGTTG GCCTGTCCATCGTGATGGGGAATGTACTACGCCAGATCCCATTGGCTGTGCTGTTTGGGATTTTCCTATATATGGGTGTGACGTCACTGACTGGCATTCAGCTCTATGAGCGGCTCCTCCTTATCTTCATGCCATCCAAGCACCACCCTGATCATGTCTATGTTGTCAAG GTGAAGACCTGGAGAATGAACCTGTTCACATGCATCCAGCTAGCCTGCATTGTGCTGCTGTGGGTGGTGAAATCCACTGCGGCATCACTGGCTTTCCCATTTGTCCTGATCATGACAGTCCCCCTGCGACGATTCCTGCTGCCACGATTCTTCCATGAGAGAGAACTCAAAGCG CTGGATTCCGAGGATGCAGAACCAAACTTTGATGAAGATGGGCAGGATGAGTACAATGAGCTTCACATGCCTGTGTGA